The Pseudomonas berkeleyensis genome includes a region encoding these proteins:
- a CDS encoding ABC transporter ATP-binding protein: MSASPDAPRLQLTAISKQYPGCLANDRIDLAIAPGEIRALLGENGAGKSTLMKVIYGVTQPSSGEIRWQGERLTMRDPAMARNLGIGMVFQHFSLFETLSVAENIALAMGADAGTPKQLEPKIREVSQRYGMALEPTRLVHSLSIGERQRVEIVRCLMQDIKLLILDEPTSVLTPQEADELFVTLRRLAAEGCSILFISHKLGEVRALCQSATVLRGGRVSGHCVPAECSDLELARLMVGDAEGLESSYPKVSGGLPRLRVDDLSWHNPDPFGCSLERIRLEVRSGEIVGIAGVAGNGQDELLALLSGETRLPRGERERVSLDSAPVANLHPNARRQLGLAFVPAERLGHGAVPEMSLVDNALLTAFGQGLVKGGLVQRSKVRALAEQIIQRFAVKTPDADTAARSLSGGNLQKFILGREILQNPKLLVAAHPTWGVDVGAAAAIHRALIALRDAGAAILVISEDLDELFQISDRIGALCSGRLSPLAETAQVSTVEVGRWMAGEFDQPAAAAAC, encoded by the coding sequence ATGTCCGCCTCACCTGATGCCCCGCGCCTGCAGCTGACAGCCATCAGCAAGCAATACCCCGGCTGCCTGGCCAACGACCGTATCGACCTGGCCATCGCCCCCGGCGAGATCCGCGCCCTGCTGGGTGAGAACGGTGCCGGCAAGAGCACGCTGATGAAGGTCATCTACGGTGTGACCCAGCCCAGTAGCGGTGAAATCCGCTGGCAGGGCGAGCGGCTCACGATGCGCGACCCGGCCATGGCACGCAACCTGGGCATCGGTATGGTGTTCCAGCATTTCTCGCTGTTCGAGACCCTGAGCGTCGCCGAGAACATCGCCCTGGCGATGGGGGCGGATGCCGGCACGCCGAAGCAGTTGGAGCCGAAGATTCGCGAGGTGTCGCAACGCTACGGCATGGCGCTGGAGCCGACCCGCCTGGTACACAGCCTGTCCATCGGCGAGCGCCAGCGGGTGGAGATCGTGCGTTGCCTGATGCAGGACATCAAACTGCTGATCCTCGACGAGCCCACCTCGGTGCTCACCCCGCAGGAGGCCGATGAGCTGTTCGTCACCCTGCGCCGCCTGGCCGCCGAAGGCTGCAGCATCCTCTTCATCAGCCACAAGCTCGGCGAGGTGCGCGCGCTGTGTCAGAGCGCCACGGTGCTGCGCGGCGGGCGGGTGTCCGGCCATTGCGTGCCGGCAGAATGCAGCGACCTGGAGTTGGCGCGGCTGATGGTCGGTGATGCCGAGGGCCTGGAAAGCAGCTACCCGAAAGTCAGCGGCGGCCTGCCACGCCTGCGTGTCGACGACCTCAGCTGGCACAACCCCGATCCCTTCGGCTGCTCGCTCGAACGTATTCGTCTGGAAGTACGCAGTGGCGAGATCGTCGGTATCGCCGGCGTGGCCGGCAATGGCCAGGACGAGCTGCTCGCGCTGCTCAGCGGCGAAACCCGCCTGCCCCGTGGCGAACGCGAGCGGGTCAGCCTGGATAGCGCGCCAGTGGCCAATCTGCACCCTAATGCGCGGCGCCAGCTGGGCCTGGCTTTCGTGCCGGCCGAACGCCTCGGCCACGGTGCGGTGCCGGAGATGAGCCTGGTGGACAACGCCCTGCTCACCGCCTTCGGCCAGGGCCTGGTCAAGGGCGGCCTGGTGCAGCGCAGCAAGGTACGTGCGCTGGCCGAGCAGATCATCCAGCGCTTCGCGGTGAAGACGCCGGATGCCGATACGGCGGCGCGAAGCCTGTCCGGCGGCAATCTGCAGAAGTTCATCCTGGGGCGCGAGATTCTGCAGAACCCGAAACTGCTGGTGGCCGCGCACCCGACCTGGGGCGTGGACGTCGGCGCCGCTGCGGCCATCCACCGCGCGCTGATCGCCCTGCGCGATGCCGGCGCGGCGATCCTGGTGATCTCCGAAGACCTCGACGAGCTGTTCCAGATCAGCGACCGCATCGGCGCACTGTGCAGCGGGCGCCTGTCGCCGCTGGCCGAGACAGCGCAGGTATCCACCGTGGAAGTCGGCCGCTGGATGGCCGGTGAATTCGATCAACCCGCCGCCGCTGCGGCCTGCTGA
- a CDS encoding DUF922 domain-containing protein, with product MKRTTIALLPLLLWLALPVQADVQEHLQKQYYDLQVASGQSLSRALDQASPIHENGQVFHAYTRWKVQWNFWWREQRDGRCQIDLTRTLLNASITLPRLGGGDAQQRQRFEQYLSALREHELGHYRIGQAAAAEIDAALLATPEYPSCAELQQQANQRANAILQRYAEQEWQYDQQTGHGRSQGAWLQD from the coding sequence ATGAAACGGACGACTATTGCGCTCCTACCGTTGTTGCTGTGGCTGGCCCTACCGGTGCAGGCCGATGTGCAGGAACACCTGCAGAAGCAGTACTACGACCTGCAGGTGGCCTCCGGCCAATCCCTCAGCCGCGCCCTCGACCAGGCCTCGCCGATTCACGAGAACGGCCAGGTATTCCACGCCTACACGCGCTGGAAGGTGCAGTGGAATTTCTGGTGGCGCGAACAACGCGATGGCCGCTGCCAGATCGATCTCACCCGCACCCTGTTGAACGCCAGCATCACCCTGCCCCGCCTTGGCGGCGGTGATGCACAGCAGCGTCAGCGTTTCGAGCAATACCTCAGTGCCTTGCGCGAGCACGAGCTGGGCCACTATCGCATCGGCCAGGCCGCTGCCGCCGAAATCGATGCGGCCCTGCTGGCAACGCCGGAATACCCCAGTTGCGCCGAGTTGCAGCAGCAGGCCAACCAGCGCGCCAACGCCATCCTGCAGCGCTACGCCGAGCAGGAGTGGCAGTACGACCAGCAGACCGGTCACGGCCGCAGTCAGGGCGCCTGGCTGCAGGACTGA
- a CDS encoding IMPACT family protein, whose translation MAFTLLGPCEYREEIRKSRFIALAAPIASAAEAQAFIDDHSDLAASHNCWAWKVGNQYRFNDDGEPGGTAGRPILAAIEGQDCDQVVVLVIRWYGGIQLGTGGLARAYGGSAAKCLQAGERRELVLRQAFSCHLQFAELPVFKARLNEFDSLIEREDYDATGARLQLAVAPAEHAALERLLGDISRGRERLRAP comes from the coding sequence ATGGCGTTCACCCTGCTCGGCCCCTGCGAATACCGCGAGGAGATTCGCAAGAGCCGTTTCATCGCCCTCGCCGCACCGATTGCCAGCGCGGCCGAGGCGCAAGCCTTCATCGACGACCACAGCGACCTGGCTGCCTCGCACAACTGCTGGGCGTGGAAAGTCGGCAACCAGTACCGCTTCAACGACGATGGCGAGCCGGGCGGCACGGCCGGACGGCCGATCCTCGCCGCCATCGAAGGGCAGGATTGCGACCAGGTGGTGGTGCTGGTAATCCGCTGGTACGGCGGCATCCAGCTCGGCACCGGCGGCCTGGCCCGCGCCTACGGCGGCAGCGCAGCCAAATGCCTGCAGGCCGGTGAGCGGCGTGAACTGGTGCTGCGCCAGGCCTTCAGCTGCCACCTGCAGTTCGCTGAACTGCCAGTATTCAAGGCGCGCCTGAACGAGTTCGACAGCCTGATCGAACGCGAGGACTACGACGCCACGGGCGCACGGCTGCAACTAGCCGTCGCACCAGCCGAGCATGCAGCCCTGGAGCGATTGCTGGGCGATATCAGCCGGGGCCGCGAACGTCTGAGGGCACCATGA